The Mycobacterium sp. 3519A genome contains a region encoding:
- a CDS encoding acyl-CoA synthetase, protein MSESTTQFTVPAAADAVAAAIGDREFIIQGDRRYTFAQIVERSNRLAAYLHSRGLGCHTERSELAGHEVGQDLLGIYAYNGPQYVEGMLGSWRARVAPFNVNYRYVKNELHYLLADSGATALLYHAAFAPRVADVLPNLPRLRVLIQIADDSGNDLVHGAVDYESIVASGPVKLPPVEPSPDDLYVLYTGGTTGMPKGVLWRQHDIFMTSFGGRNMYTGDVAGSYDDIAARVAGNPGTKIFTLPPLMHGAAQWAVMTALTTGQTVVFSSAPERFDAEEVVRTVEREQVMTVQVVGDAMARPLADAIERGSADVSSLAVVANGGALLTPTAKQRLIDVKPGLIVMDGVGSSETGIQMSHMSTPGAVSTGKFNAGPDTKVAAENLDAILEPGHDGIGWLAQRGFVPLGYKGDAAKTAKTFPVIDGVRYSIPGDRARHLTEGGIELLGRESQTINSGGEKIFVEEVESALLSHPSVADVVVSGRPSERWGQEVVAIVALVDGASATAEELIEHASASIARYKLPKAVVFRPVIERSPAGKADYRWAREQAVSGDA, encoded by the coding sequence ATGTCTGAGTCCACGACGCAATTCACCGTCCCGGCCGCCGCCGACGCGGTGGCCGCAGCGATCGGCGATCGGGAGTTCATCATTCAAGGCGATCGCCGGTACACCTTCGCGCAGATCGTCGAACGCTCCAACCGCCTCGCGGCCTACCTGCACTCCCGCGGGCTGGGCTGTCACACCGAGCGCTCGGAACTCGCGGGCCACGAGGTCGGCCAGGATCTGTTGGGCATCTACGCCTACAACGGGCCGCAGTACGTCGAGGGGATGCTCGGCTCATGGCGGGCCAGGGTGGCCCCGTTCAACGTCAACTACCGGTACGTCAAGAACGAACTGCATTATCTGCTCGCCGACTCGGGTGCCACCGCGCTGCTGTATCACGCGGCGTTCGCACCGCGGGTCGCCGATGTCCTTCCCAACCTGCCCCGCCTGCGAGTGCTCATCCAGATCGCGGACGACTCCGGCAACGACTTGGTGCACGGCGCAGTGGATTACGAGTCGATCGTGGCGTCCGGACCGGTCAAGCTGCCGCCGGTCGAGCCCTCCCCCGACGACCTGTACGTGCTGTATACCGGTGGCACGACGGGGATGCCGAAGGGTGTGCTGTGGCGTCAGCACGACATCTTCATGACGTCGTTCGGCGGCCGGAACATGTACACGGGTGACGTGGCGGGATCCTACGACGACATCGCCGCCCGCGTCGCGGGCAACCCCGGCACCAAGATCTTCACTCTTCCGCCACTCATGCACGGTGCCGCACAGTGGGCCGTCATGACCGCGCTCACCACGGGCCAGACGGTCGTCTTTTCCTCTGCCCCAGAACGTTTCGACGCCGAGGAGGTGGTCCGAACTGTCGAGCGCGAGCAGGTCATGACGGTGCAGGTGGTCGGCGACGCGATGGCCCGGCCACTCGCTGACGCGATCGAACGCGGTTCGGCCGACGTGTCGTCGCTGGCGGTGGTCGCCAACGGCGGTGCGCTGCTGACGCCCACCGCCAAACAGCGACTCATCGACGTCAAACCGGGCCTGATCGTGATGGACGGTGTCGGCTCCTCGGAGACCGGCATCCAGATGAGCCACATGTCCACACCGGGCGCGGTGTCCACGGGCAAGTTCAACGCAGGGCCTGACACCAAGGTGGCGGCGGAGAACCTCGACGCCATTCTCGAACCGGGTCATGACGGCATCGGCTGGCTGGCTCAGCGCGGGTTCGTCCCGCTCGGTTACAAGGGCGATGCGGCCAAGACGGCCAAGACCTTTCCGGTCATCGACGGAGTGCGTTACTCGATACCCGGCGACCGTGCCCGCCACCTGACCGAGGGCGGCATCGAACTGCTGGGCAGGGAATCGCAGACCATCAATTCGGGCGGCGAGAAGATCTTCGTCGAAGAGGTCGAGTCCGCGCTGCTGTCGCATCCTTCGGTCGCCGACGTTGTCGTCTCAGGCAGGCCCAGCGAGCGGTGGGGCCAGGAGGTGGTCGCGATCGTCGCGCTGGTCGACGGCGCCAGCGCGACGGCCGAGGAGCTGATCGAGCATGCGTCGGCT
- a CDS encoding PaaI family thioesterase has translation MTDTEDGIREFAKVTPLLATPEMDRFMAAMRRLQDIAVATDPDRSVWNDAAGRIEDVCARLEKHRAPEGVAPAGRATNLPGNGHPLMPPWQVVESSPDEVTMRGHFTRFHVGGNGAVHGGVIPLFYDWHFGMVVSAAGRPDSRTAFLHVDYRRVTPTDEVLSSRAWIERAEGRKLVVRAAMTDSAGNVLSEANGLMIKLLPHQP, from the coding sequence ATGACCGATACCGAGGACGGCATCCGCGAATTCGCAAAAGTCACACCGCTGCTGGCGACACCGGAAATGGACCGGTTCATGGCGGCGATGCGCCGACTGCAAGACATCGCGGTAGCCACGGATCCCGACAGGTCGGTGTGGAATGACGCGGCGGGCCGAATCGAAGATGTCTGCGCCCGACTCGAGAAGCACCGCGCACCCGAGGGCGTCGCACCCGCGGGACGGGCCACCAACCTTCCCGGCAACGGACATCCGCTCATGCCGCCGTGGCAGGTCGTCGAGTCGAGCCCCGACGAGGTCACCATGCGCGGGCACTTCACCCGCTTCCACGTCGGCGGCAACGGCGCAGTGCACGGCGGGGTCATCCCGCTCTTCTACGACTGGCATTTCGGCATGGTGGTTTCCGCCGCCGGGCGACCCGACAGCCGAACCGCATTCCTGCACGTCGACTACCGGCGGGTAACCCCCACTGACGAGGTGTTGTCGTCTCGGGCGTGGATCGAGCGCGCAGAGGGCCGCAAGCTGGTCGTCAGGGCGGCGATGACCGACTCGGCGGGCAACGTACTATCCGAGGCCAACGGCCTGATGATCAAACTGCTCCCGCACCAGCCCTGA
- a CDS encoding cysteine hydrolase — protein MTKNLAEIAAPAHTAIVTQECQGAVVGPDAGLAVLAQEARREAVPNIARMLPAARDAGVKIVHCLVRRRPDGLGANHNAKIFTIGSGVDIAPGSPGAALLPELGPAPTDVVLRRSHGIGPMGGTDLDATLRNLGVSTIVAVGVSVNIAITNLVMDAVNLAYRVVVPRDAVAGIPTEYATSIIDNTLSLLATLTTTDDLIEAWT, from the coding sequence ATGACGAAGAATCTCGCCGAGATCGCGGCGCCGGCACACACCGCGATCGTCACGCAGGAATGTCAAGGCGCGGTAGTCGGCCCCGACGCCGGGCTTGCGGTGCTTGCGCAGGAAGCGCGTCGGGAAGCCGTGCCCAACATCGCACGCATGTTGCCCGCCGCCCGCGACGCAGGCGTGAAGATCGTGCACTGCCTGGTGCGGCGGCGGCCCGACGGACTGGGCGCCAATCACAACGCGAAGATCTTCACCATCGGAAGCGGTGTCGACATCGCGCCGGGCAGTCCCGGTGCCGCCCTGTTGCCCGAACTCGGCCCTGCGCCAACCGATGTGGTGTTGCGGCGGTCCCACGGCATCGGTCCGATGGGCGGCACGGACCTGGACGCGACGCTGCGCAATCTGGGCGTCTCGACGATCGTCGCCGTCGGCGTCTCGGTCAACATCGCGATCACGAATCTCGTCATGGACGCGGTGAACCTCGCTTACCGCGTCGTCGTACCACGCGATGCGGTCGCGGGAATCCCCACCGAGTACGCGACATCGATCATCGACAACACGCTGTCGCTGCTCGCCACCCTCACCACCACCGACGACCTCATCGAGGCGTGGACATGA
- a CDS encoding Rieske 2Fe-2S domain-containing protein, with amino-acid sequence MKVPFTWKVTGWFMVGWSAEFGVGDVRPLRYFGADLVAYRDESGELHVLSGHCRHLGAHIGHGGKVVGDCVECPFHGWRWGPDGTNRYIPYQPDRPNKALRLRVYPLVEQYGCVFVWHHPDGAEPRWDMPDLFAKFPQFPTDPDAYYRPYPEFSSRAEREPVHPQIVAENGPDSAHFHYVHGATVTPVCLEWEAVDEEWRFLTGWPDVRSDDPGKMALYIHSHFSGLGFAISAFEGSSNHRLIFACTPVEDGFSDMFYSIWWPRLPGDTSEVPPDPVRAQVERQFMGTVWDDLNIWRHQEYVEHPALSIVDAKPYMAMRKWATQFYEVPATA; translated from the coding sequence GTGAAAGTCCCCTTTACCTGGAAGGTAACCGGCTGGTTCATGGTCGGCTGGTCGGCGGAGTTCGGTGTCGGCGACGTGCGGCCGCTTCGGTACTTCGGTGCGGACCTGGTCGCCTATCGCGACGAGTCCGGCGAACTGCACGTGCTATCCGGTCATTGCCGGCACCTCGGCGCGCACATCGGCCATGGCGGCAAGGTGGTCGGTGACTGCGTGGAGTGCCCCTTCCACGGCTGGCGGTGGGGACCCGACGGCACCAACCGGTACATCCCCTATCAGCCGGACCGGCCGAACAAGGCGCTGCGACTTCGGGTGTATCCGCTCGTCGAGCAGTACGGCTGTGTGTTCGTCTGGCATCACCCGGACGGGGCCGAACCGCGGTGGGACATGCCCGATCTGTTCGCGAAGTTCCCGCAGTTCCCGACGGACCCCGACGCGTACTACCGCCCGTATCCGGAGTTTTCCAGCCGCGCGGAGCGCGAACCGGTGCACCCACAGATCGTCGCCGAAAACGGCCCCGACAGCGCGCATTTCCACTACGTGCACGGCGCGACGGTGACGCCGGTGTGTCTCGAGTGGGAAGCGGTCGACGAGGAATGGCGATTCCTGACCGGCTGGCCCGACGTGCGCAGCGACGATCCGGGCAAGATGGCGCTCTACATCCACAGTCACTTCTCCGGCCTCGGCTTCGCGATCAGCGCTTTCGAGGGCTCGTCGAACCATCGTCTGATCTTCGCCTGCACGCCCGTCGAAGACGGGTTCTCCGACATGTTCTATTCGATCTGGTGGCCACGGCTGCCCGGCGACACGTCGGAGGTGCCGCCCGATCCGGTGCGCGCACAGGTCGAGCGCCAGTTCATGGGCACCGTATGGGATGACCTCAACATCTGGCGTCATCAGGAGTACGTCGAGCACCCCGCCCTGTCCATAGTCGACGCGAAACCGTATATGGCCATGCGCAAGTGGGCCACACAGTTCTACGAAGTTCCCGCCACCGCATGA
- a CDS encoding acyl-ACP desaturase, protein MTTTQAALLTELEPVVEANLNRHLEKAKPWNPHDYIPWSRGRDFALLGGQDWTPDDSQLDEVAKAAMLVNLLTEDNLPSYHREIAVRFGRDGAWGQWVGQWTAEEGRHSIAIRDYLVVTRGVDPVALEHGRMVHTAAGYDSGDKSPIEALAYVSFQELATRISHRNTGRASGCPIAEQLLTRIATDENLHMVFYRNLVNAALDIAPNVTMKAIAREVINFQMPGSTMPGFAENALVIAKAGIYDLRAHLDDVVRPVLRFWRVFDREDLDGEGARARDELAAFLDLVEEKAAYYDRRREDRLVASAG, encoded by the coding sequence ATGACGACAACGCAAGCAGCATTGCTCACTGAGCTGGAACCAGTGGTAGAGGCCAATCTGAATCGCCACCTGGAGAAGGCGAAGCCCTGGAATCCGCACGATTACATCCCGTGGAGTCGCGGGCGCGATTTCGCGCTACTGGGTGGGCAGGACTGGACGCCTGACGATTCCCAACTCGACGAGGTTGCCAAGGCCGCGATGCTCGTGAACCTGCTGACCGAAGACAATCTGCCGTCCTATCACCGCGAGATCGCGGTGCGCTTTGGGCGCGACGGCGCCTGGGGGCAGTGGGTCGGTCAGTGGACGGCCGAAGAGGGCCGCCACAGCATCGCGATCCGCGACTATCTCGTCGTCACCCGAGGTGTCGACCCGGTGGCCCTCGAGCACGGTCGCATGGTGCACACGGCCGCCGGTTACGACTCGGGTGACAAATCACCGATCGAGGCGCTGGCTTATGTGTCCTTCCAGGAACTGGCGACGCGAATCAGCCACCGCAACACCGGCCGGGCGTCTGGGTGTCCGATCGCCGAACAACTTCTCACGCGCATCGCGACCGACGAGAACCTGCACATGGTGTTCTACCGGAACCTGGTGAACGCCGCGCTCGACATCGCACCGAACGTGACGATGAAGGCGATCGCTCGCGAAGTGATCAACTTCCAGATGCCGGGCAGCACCATGCCGGGCTTCGCGGAGAACGCGTTGGTGATTGCGAAAGCGGGGATCTACGACCTGCGTGCACATCTGGACGATGTCGTGCGCCCCGTGTTGCGCTTCTGGCGGGTGTTCGATCGCGAGGATCTCGACGGCGAAGGCGCTCGCGCCCGGGACGAACTGGCGGCGTTCCTCGATCTCGTCGAGGAGAAGGCCGCTTACTACGACCGGCGTCGCGAGGATCGACTGGTCGCCTCGGCGGGGTAG
- a CDS encoding IclR family transcriptional regulator, whose amino-acid sequence MATEDAASTKQQPLLVLGKITEILDAFSLTHPDMSLGEIQQATGLPTSTVQRLVSNMVAQGLLDRTGDRIRIGVRMSYWAATALKDLDVLAVVNPVLKEIRDKTGETACFFKVEQNFRVCVAVAETRHALRRDMYVGKVIPLHVGSASRILLAWNPDLADKILAAPLEPMTDGTVTSPDELQKLIAQAKADGYAITAGEREDSASGLSAPVFDAAADILGAITISGPTVRMPQSQCEAWIDLLVGYAEQVTRTIGGRLPR is encoded by the coding sequence ATGGCAACCGAAGACGCCGCGTCGACCAAGCAGCAACCACTGCTGGTGCTCGGCAAGATCACCGAGATCCTCGATGCCTTCTCGCTGACCCATCCCGATATGTCGCTCGGCGAGATCCAGCAGGCGACCGGCCTGCCCACCTCGACCGTCCAGCGCCTGGTCAGCAACATGGTCGCGCAGGGTCTGCTCGACAGGACAGGTGATCGGATCAGGATCGGTGTGCGGATGTCGTACTGGGCCGCCACCGCGTTGAAGGACCTCGACGTGCTGGCGGTGGTCAACCCTGTGCTCAAGGAGATCCGGGACAAGACCGGTGAGACCGCCTGCTTCTTCAAGGTCGAACAGAACTTCAGGGTATGCGTCGCGGTGGCCGAAACGCGTCATGCGCTGCGCCGGGACATGTACGTGGGCAAGGTCATTCCGCTGCACGTCGGATCGGCATCCCGGATTTTGCTGGCCTGGAATCCCGATCTGGCCGACAAGATTCTGGCCGCCCCGCTCGAACCGATGACCGATGGGACGGTCACCAGTCCCGATGAGTTGCAGAAGTTGATCGCGCAGGCCAAGGCCGACGGCTATGCGATCACGGCAGGCGAGCGCGAGGATTCGGCGTCCGGTCTGTCCGCCCCGGTCTTCGACGCGGCGGCAGACATTCTCGGCGCCATCACGATCAGCGGGCCGACGGTGCGCATGCCGCAATCGCAATGCGAGGCGTGGATCGACCTGCTGGTCGGCTATGCCGAGCAGGTCACCCGCACGATCGGCGGCCGGCTTCCGCGCTGA
- a CDS encoding hydroxymethylglutaryl-CoA lyase, with translation MTPRPYTPRAELRDVTLRDGLQLTAKKLPTERKVEIVRELLALGVPALEIGSMARPDLVPPLADTLDVVAALTADELERCWIWVATPRHVEKAAAAGARNFQYCFSASDSHNKANIGRSTEDSVAAMPDAVRIAREVGGSIQLCIATAFTCPFEGLISPERVIGIAADPRTAGADDTVVCDTVGQAIPTQVTDLIATLKAWTPQRRIVFHGHDTWGLGVANTLAAIDAGATMVDGSLGGLGGCPFAPGASGNTSSEDLLFAIRPDWFTPATLASIVDISDKLLAELGEPNRSRTAQGARSKAKAFEWVIDRG, from the coding sequence ATGACACCACGTCCATACACCCCGCGCGCCGAACTGCGCGACGTGACATTGCGCGACGGACTGCAACTGACCGCGAAAAAGCTCCCCACCGAGCGCAAGGTGGAGATCGTCCGCGAGTTGCTGGCGCTCGGAGTTCCCGCGCTCGAGATCGGGTCGATGGCGCGACCGGACCTCGTTCCGCCGCTTGCCGATACGCTCGACGTCGTCGCGGCACTGACCGCCGACGAACTCGAACGTTGTTGGATCTGGGTGGCGACGCCGCGGCACGTGGAGAAGGCGGCGGCCGCCGGCGCGCGGAACTTCCAGTACTGCTTTTCCGCGTCGGACTCTCACAACAAGGCCAACATCGGGCGCAGCACCGAGGACAGCGTCGCGGCGATGCCCGATGCCGTGCGGATCGCCAGGGAGGTCGGCGGCAGCATCCAGTTGTGTATCGCGACGGCGTTCACGTGCCCGTTCGAGGGCCTGATCAGTCCCGAACGAGTGATCGGCATTGCCGCTGACCCGCGCACCGCGGGGGCGGACGACACCGTCGTGTGCGACACCGTCGGGCAGGCCATCCCCACGCAGGTCACTGATCTGATCGCGACGCTCAAGGCATGGACTCCGCAGCGCCGCATCGTCTTTCACGGGCATGACACCTGGGGTCTCGGCGTGGCGAACACGCTCGCCGCGATCGATGCAGGCGCCACCATGGTCGACGGTTCTCTCGGCGGTCTCGGCGGTTGCCCGTTCGCACCCGGCGCCAGCGGCAACACCAGCAGCGAAGACCTGCTGTTCGCGATCCGCCCGGACTGGTTCACGCCTGCCACGCTGGCGTCCATCGTGGACATCTCCGACAAACTGCTCGCCGAACTCGGCGAACCGAACCGGTCGCGGACCGCGCAGGGCGCGCGTTCCAAGGCCAAGGCGTTCGAATGGGTCATCGACCGCGGGTAG
- a CDS encoding CaiB/BaiF CoA-transferase family protein → MLNTNDIRPLAGVRVLELGNYIAAPTAGRMLADFGAEVIKVERPLTGDELRNWRLYSGNTSMLYRTINRNKKSVVLDLKTEHGRKLVLDLIRHCDVLLENFRPGTLEKWGLGPEQLDRVNPDLVITRISAFGQTGPLAERPGFAAVAEAFGGLRELVGDPDRPPVRTGVSIGDSIAGIYAAFGTVMALFQRERVKAPLPQRIIDVALNESVLSVMESLVPDYLAYGVTRERVGGRMEGIAPSNAYPCADGTNIIVAGNGDAIFQRYMHTIGRPDLADDPDLQTNAGRWRRRDELDAAIGQWTGRHGRDEALKLLDEAGVPSGPIYTAADICADEQYEARNMIQHFDVDTGEAQPKSVGFPGIVPVIGGASLPIRNVGPDLGEHTREVLSSVLGLSDDEIGALT, encoded by the coding sequence ATATTGAACACCAACGACATTCGCCCACTCGCCGGCGTGCGGGTGCTCGAGCTCGGCAACTACATCGCCGCCCCGACCGCGGGCCGGATGCTGGCCGATTTCGGCGCCGAGGTCATCAAGGTGGAGCGCCCGCTGACCGGCGACGAGTTGCGCAACTGGAGGCTGTACTCGGGCAACACTTCGATGCTCTACCGCACCATCAACCGCAACAAGAAGTCCGTCGTGCTGGACCTCAAGACCGAGCACGGCAGGAAGCTCGTGCTCGACCTCATCCGGCACTGCGACGTGCTGCTGGAGAACTTTCGTCCGGGCACGCTGGAAAAGTGGGGGCTCGGCCCCGAGCAACTCGATCGCGTCAACCCCGACCTGGTGATCACCCGCATCTCCGCGTTCGGCCAGACCGGTCCGTTAGCGGAAAGGCCGGGGTTCGCCGCGGTGGCCGAAGCCTTCGGCGGGCTGCGGGAACTCGTCGGCGACCCGGACCGGCCTCCGGTGCGTACCGGGGTGTCCATCGGCGACTCGATCGCAGGCATCTACGCCGCCTTCGGCACCGTGATGGCGCTGTTTCAGCGTGAACGCGTCAAAGCCCCACTCCCACAACGCATCATCGACGTCGCGTTGAACGAGTCCGTGCTCTCGGTGATGGAATCGCTGGTTCCCGACTACCTCGCCTACGGCGTCACACGCGAACGCGTCGGCGGGCGGATGGAGGGTATTGCGCCCAGTAACGCCTACCCCTGCGCCGACGGCACCAACATCATCGTGGCAGGCAACGGCGACGCGATATTCCAGCGCTACATGCATACCATCGGAAGGCCCGACCTCGCCGACGATCCCGACCTGCAGACCAATGCGGGGCGCTGGCGCCGCCGGGACGAACTCGACGCCGCGATCGGGCAGTGGACCGGCCGGCACGGCCGCGACGAAGCCCTCAAGCTGCTCGACGAGGCGGGGGTGCCGTCCGGACCCATCTACACCGCCGCCGACATCTGCGCCGACGAACAGTACGAGGCGCGAAACATGATCCAGCACTTCGACGTCGACACCGGCGAGGCACAGCCCAAGTCGGTCGGCTTTCCCGGCATCGTCCCCGTGATCGGTGGCGCGTCGCTGCCGATCCGCAACGTCGGACCCGACCTCGGCGAGCACACCCGTGAGGTGCTCTCCTCGGTGCTCGGCCTCAGCGACGACGAGATAGGAGCGCTGACATGA